One genomic region from Leptospira inadai serovar Lyme str. 10 encodes:
- a CDS encoding exodeoxyribonuclease V subunit gamma: protein MPINVFSSDDLTLLAENLLSSVSSDIREEDGLYSPIIVIPNQSMETWLYLEFVRRAGVAFNIRFLFLEKAIEEFLLKKYSPDIKPGSRPFLQPESRRFLIYEYIQKTPGFLSDYPILSAYLLPSGRKKIDPVRLFELSGRLAKYFKDYELQRQDWIRNWIGDRYEMLRIGTEDIEEWSATKSPVFFLQKELYAATTESVNSETLIQFAMRTLASGKTANAKKAKPGKIYLFGLSQLSSTYIALFNGLLPELSVEVFQFGLPHDAFTTEASQLTNCRSWATPFRTLHQSWLSSGAQMHKIQDREKKRDSVLEAFQRYLSSGKQALSDRRLPADASLTIAEAPGKLREVESVFHVILSKLDDDPTLRLTDIGIFCVDLPDYRPAIESVFDGGILAKLKSQSGTEEFSPKTLPYTIRDVRAGETSSFLRGLLCIFPLLAGKKSRQEFFDLFRNSCFQAKWGIDPEVLQEWNTYAKNLNLYIDDSLEGDPQSFSFRNGFIRLAMSEILPESAEADTGISPYPSRNKISVENWIGIWKKVEFILNSFSDLLSDQSLSSDELLDSFLRFAQAMLIPSEEEPEETTIALELFSRLESLKGISWDSGDAKDRIRFFETFVRESCDGIPVRKGKYLTGGITVSALQPMRPIPFRHIFILGLGEGAFPGIDDRSAFNLRHLSPRPGDITNRQTNESLLYETILSAKESLNFSFVSQDTGKDEELAPSPSLLQIEQALKEFILNQEESVRVPLPLNKHSRQYFEARTIPGEKDFRSNFFKTYDAAAVTAYGLEEGKKKYIKKILNFGTASKPAQSLRIAKELTIDLSELVQFWKSPLFYFLRKNFGLYAQDFEEEESAPRREPFRISESFSLVSETWKLFGNNFSGKKISADSLSIFLQGYEKTIRNFGKRGLLPRGTYRDVEEILNAEKLERAWGKIEPLINESYFYDALSFGETSKQGTILSLPSPFLDISEGIRVYFSGLKESVFVSNENIVLIYPNSKKNLKNGIDPLIIQSLLDLIPTEAKKQKTVQVLFGYVSKEGLPEEYRLQSESPERKNFLKNLVEEYLRPCTALLSPQFWEDFPLRKEISRCANGEDREKLSQEYSLWIRESLEYDLSEYLNPTLRLLPSPKDHIPVNALDLSEKLYEPVLRSLS from the coding sequence ATGCCTATCAACGTTTTTTCTTCCGACGACCTGACTCTCTTAGCGGAAAATCTCCTCTCTTCCGTTTCCTCCGATATCCGGGAAGAAGACGGATTGTATAGTCCGATTATAGTGATTCCGAATCAAAGCATGGAGACGTGGCTATACTTGGAATTTGTAAGGCGAGCCGGAGTCGCTTTTAATATCCGTTTTCTCTTTCTAGAAAAAGCAATCGAAGAGTTTTTATTAAAAAAATATTCTCCGGATATAAAACCAGGTTCGCGGCCCTTTCTTCAACCGGAATCTAGACGTTTTCTAATTTACGAATACATTCAAAAAACGCCCGGCTTTCTTTCGGATTATCCGATTTTGAGCGCATATCTTTTGCCATCCGGAAGAAAGAAGATAGATCCGGTTCGACTATTCGAATTATCCGGAAGACTCGCAAAATATTTTAAAGATTACGAACTGCAAAGACAAGATTGGATTCGAAATTGGATCGGCGATCGATACGAAATGCTTCGTATCGGAACCGAAGACATCGAAGAATGGAGTGCGACAAAATCGCCGGTTTTCTTTTTACAGAAGGAGTTATACGCGGCGACTACGGAAAGTGTAAACTCCGAAACGCTTATCCAATTTGCTATGCGAACTCTGGCTTCCGGGAAAACGGCGAATGCTAAGAAAGCAAAGCCCGGAAAAATATATTTATTCGGGCTTTCGCAATTGTCCTCTACCTATATAGCGTTGTTTAACGGACTTTTACCGGAGCTTTCCGTAGAAGTATTTCAATTCGGTCTACCTCACGACGCATTCACAACCGAGGCATCGCAGCTAACCAATTGTCGCAGCTGGGCGACTCCGTTCCGCACGCTCCATCAAAGCTGGCTATCTTCGGGAGCTCAAATGCATAAGATTCAAGATCGTGAGAAAAAACGAGATTCCGTTCTTGAAGCTTTTCAGAGATATCTTTCGAGCGGAAAACAAGCCTTGTCCGACCGACGACTGCCTGCCGACGCGAGCCTAACGATAGCCGAGGCTCCGGGAAAATTAAGAGAAGTGGAATCGGTTTTTCACGTGATTCTCTCTAAATTAGATGATGATCCGACACTTCGCTTAACCGATATCGGTATTTTCTGCGTAGACCTTCCCGATTACCGGCCTGCAATCGAAAGTGTTTTTGATGGAGGAATCCTTGCGAAGCTAAAGAGCCAAAGCGGAACGGAAGAATTTTCTCCAAAGACTCTTCCCTACACGATAAGAGACGTGCGTGCCGGAGAGACAAGCTCCTTTTTGCGAGGATTGCTATGTATTTTTCCGTTACTCGCAGGCAAAAAATCTAGACAGGAATTCTTCGACCTATTTCGAAATTCTTGCTTCCAGGCAAAATGGGGTATCGACCCGGAGGTGCTTCAGGAATGGAACACATATGCAAAAAACCTAAACCTTTACATAGACGACTCGCTGGAAGGAGATCCGCAATCATTTTCTTTTAGGAACGGATTCATTCGATTGGCTATGTCCGAAATCTTACCCGAATCTGCGGAGGCGGATACCGGCATCTCGCCGTACCCTTCTCGAAATAAAATTTCCGTCGAGAACTGGATCGGCATTTGGAAAAAAGTGGAGTTTATCCTGAATTCCTTTTCCGATCTTTTATCGGATCAAAGCCTCTCATCCGATGAATTATTGGATTCATTCCTACGATTCGCGCAGGCAATGCTCATCCCTTCCGAAGAGGAACCGGAAGAAACTACGATAGCGCTGGAATTATTTTCCAGACTGGAATCCTTAAAAGGAATTTCGTGGGACTCCGGCGATGCCAAGGATAGAATTAGATTTTTTGAAACTTTTGTTCGCGAGTCCTGCGACGGGATTCCGGTCAGAAAAGGAAAATATCTTACCGGTGGAATAACCGTCTCGGCTTTGCAGCCTATGCGCCCGATTCCCTTTCGTCACATATTTATTCTGGGACTGGGAGAAGGGGCGTTTCCGGGAATCGATGATCGCTCGGCCTTCAACCTTAGACATCTTTCTCCGCGCCCGGGCGATATTACGAATAGACAAACGAACGAATCCTTGTTATACGAAACGATTTTATCCGCGAAAGAAAGCCTGAATTTTTCCTTCGTTTCGCAGGATACGGGTAAGGACGAGGAGTTGGCGCCCTCCCCTTCCTTATTACAAATCGAGCAAGCGTTAAAAGAATTCATTCTGAATCAGGAAGAGAGTGTCAGGGTTCCATTACCGCTAAACAAACACAGTAGGCAATACTTCGAAGCCAGGACTATTCCCGGCGAAAAGGATTTTCGTTCCAATTTCTTTAAAACGTACGATGCGGCCGCCGTCACAGCTTACGGACTAGAAGAAGGAAAAAAGAAATATATTAAAAAAATATTGAATTTCGGAACGGCCTCGAAACCCGCGCAGTCGCTGCGGATCGCAAAGGAACTGACGATCGATTTGAGTGAACTCGTACAATTTTGGAAATCTCCTCTCTTTTATTTTCTCAGGAAAAATTTCGGATTGTACGCCCAAGATTTCGAAGAAGAAGAATCCGCACCCCGGAGAGAACCGTTTCGAATTTCGGAAAGTTTTTCCTTAGTCTCGGAAACTTGGAAACTTTTCGGAAATAATTTTTCCGGGAAAAAAATATCCGCCGATTCCCTCTCCATATTCTTACAAGGATACGAGAAAACGATTCGGAATTTCGGTAAACGAGGCTTGCTTCCGCGAGGAACGTACCGCGACGTAGAAGAAATACTCAACGCGGAAAAGTTAGAACGGGCTTGGGGAAAAATCGAACCACTGATAAATGAAAGTTATTTTTACGACGCACTTTCTTTCGGCGAGACTTCAAAACAAGGAACTATCCTCTCTTTGCCGAGCCCATTCTTAGATATCTCCGAAGGAATTCGAGTGTATTTTAGCGGACTGAAGGAATCGGTATTCGTTTCGAACGAAAACATAGTCTTAATCTATCCTAACTCGAAAAAAAACCTAAAAAACGGAATCGACCCCCTGATAATTCAATCGCTCTTAGACCTTATACCCACCGAAGCGAAAAAGCAAAAGACAGTGCAGGTCTTATTCGGATACGTCTCGAAAGAAGGGTTACCAGAGGAATATCGATTACAATCGGAAAGTCCGGAAAGAAAAAATTTCCTAAAGAACCTTGTAGAAGAATATCTCCGTCCTTGCACTGCATTACTTTCTCCGCAATTTTGGGAAGATTTTCCGCTTCGAAAAGAAATCTCTCGATGTGCAAATGGAGAGGACCGAGAAAAACTTTCACAAGAGTATTCGCTTTGGATCCGGGAATCTCTAGAATACGACTTATCCGAATATTTAAATCCTACGCTTAGACTTTTGCCGTCTCCTAAAGATCATATTCCGGTAAATGCCTTGGATTTATCCGAGAAATTGTACGAACCGGTTTTACGGAGTTTATCATGA
- a CDS encoding VOC family protein: MNKLNQIMLYVNDQNAIAAFWVNNFGFSIEGREDYGESFAIILSDGRQNSTKLVLQNKEFVASANPDMNLGTPSILLTTSDIEGLYQKLKERKITVGDKVNFPNGKKVFNFADSEGNYFAIVEE; the protein is encoded by the coding sequence ATGAATAAGTTAAATCAAATTATGCTCTATGTGAATGATCAGAATGCGATCGCCGCGTTTTGGGTGAATAACTTTGGATTTAGTATCGAAGGAAGAGAAGACTACGGGGAATCTTTTGCCATCATTTTATCCGATGGCCGCCAAAACTCTACGAAGCTAGTTTTGCAGAACAAAGAGTTCGTTGCCTCCGCAAATCCGGATATGAATCTTGGCACGCCCTCCATTCTATTAACTACAAGCGACATTGAAGGATTATATCAAAAATTAAAAGAAAGAAAGATTACGGTCGGAGATAAAGTGAATTTTCCGAATGGAAAAAAAGTCTTTAATTTTGCCGATTCAGAGGGGAATTATTTTGCAATCGTTGAAGAATGA
- the tmpT gene encoding thiopurine S-methyltransferase, whose translation MDPSFWHQKWVKNDIAFHGREANPLLIKYFESLSLAKGSRVFLPLCGKTLDISWLVSNGYRVAGAELSKVAVEQLFQELGVEPKITGAGKLDRYSANNIDIFVGDIFHLSKMLLGPVDAIYDRAALVALPEEMRNRYAAHLIEITDKAPQLLICYEYDQSLSEGPPFSISKEEVNRHYGDSYRLSFIGSENVVGGLKGKCAATENIWLLEHD comes from the coding sequence ATGGATCCAAGCTTTTGGCATCAAAAATGGGTAAAGAATGATATCGCCTTCCACGGAAGAGAGGCCAACCCGCTGCTGATCAAGTATTTCGAAAGCCTATCTTTAGCGAAAGGTAGTCGCGTTTTTTTGCCCTTATGCGGCAAAACTCTCGATATTTCGTGGCTAGTTTCAAACGGGTATAGAGTTGCCGGAGCCGAATTGAGTAAAGTGGCCGTCGAACAATTATTTCAGGAACTTGGCGTCGAACCGAAAATAACGGGTGCCGGTAAACTTGATCGCTATAGCGCAAATAATATCGATATCTTTGTCGGGGATATATTTCATTTATCTAAAATGCTCCTCGGTCCAGTCGACGCAATTTATGACAGGGCTGCATTAGTGGCATTGCCCGAAGAAATGCGAAATCGATACGCAGCTCACTTAATTGAGATTACCGATAAGGCGCCGCAATTGCTGATTTGCTACGAATATGATCAAAGTTTATCGGAAGGTCCTCCTTTTTCGATTAGCAAAGAGGAAGTAAATCGACATTACGGAGATTCTTATCGTTTAAGTTTCATCGGAAGCGAAAACGTAGTCGGCGGATTAAAGGGCAAATGTGCGGCGACGGAGAATATCTGGTTGCTAGAACACGATTAG
- a CDS encoding UvrD-helicase domain-containing protein: MKPISIDFPPSFADGIDSQKNGFIGASAGTGKTHTIVYLVLKLLRESFLAWDADAGTSPPPGIDSILVLTYTDKAASELRSRIRAGIKERIRSLEEAARTNPILEPERQFFLAQAERLDQAYISTIHGFCSKILKEYSLETGYPANAKLVSESEPLNRILYSRMHSEFAGEIPKESIALTLLKLRNFFDNGFTGNTWEDFISELAGKKEISPSNVRLIPRPNPLPGKNEIHLSIQTLSNEYSAILPLQELLLKYVHASTKKAFLDRELAFKKILAQALSAIEPFDPFKVTKAILEIGRLKRKESGVSSVLFSDDELKKGESDPAYATYVAQREKVKKALSDLETIAVSFVVQISETIVKQTPFEKAEEGEITYNDMIRNLSRSLITNQVLLTELRTRFHYAIVDEFQDTDSEQYGIFRNLFLEKSGITDSETRLFLIGDSKQGIYGFRGADIGTYLSAKNNLDLNGKFADRSVVYPALDTNRRSLPELISAYNDLFSAPEGDWFPLREPGFDPIPYEKVNAAPFGRKAVLYSDRSERGALNAFQLPSASSKEALRDPYAKFIVSEILHLVSRESGILIQKERPGRPPYAGKVRYGDIAILIRNQDDSKELENYLRAAGIPYTYSKKRGLFSSNEAYRCRQILSCINEEGSPDSFYKLLLSDLFEVRPTDLHRFDEYSVESKEKRLLESWRRYARKKEYPNLFRSLLTESLLAKSRDGEKTRDWERRITNFRQIFYLLSEQASSRNLSLRELIEYLDSCITDSSTQDEDDYLERETEEDRVKILTIHSSKGLEFPFVFLLGGFTGWSSSQRKYFEYRQTIVGADHELRSVKIIDLDKRELEKFKEYLINEDKRLYYVAVTRAMYKFYFPLLSSPAPERPLELFRRSFEAAMPNFNPMSNVAKIYPNETKTGYEVKFFTRSREDADLPEDTESEPPERQVDRDVFHWPNGCEKRTIILESYSSLDRYANVRRETGFRIETENAKSDDLEFLQPAQDDLPSSNQMGNLLHRLLETIDFSYFLYANDPLGLRDFPAWKEIKNSLRIQGYGKDEVQLEFYTERAATFLWNTLRSQLPYTQSLNCLAELSVEERKHEVDFFLRIPGRQGENANELLNGTVDFIFFSGGKYWIADWKSNKLGQPASPSSYSERNIEMKVKESYSIQLALYSLVLDGWLRDKYGPKYDPSLLGGMYFIFLRGINPLHKGSGIFFQHLDPSFMERSRSLLQDALETKYIGSEGKE; encoded by the coding sequence ATGAAGCCGATTTCAATCGATTTTCCTCCTTCTTTCGCGGATGGAATCGATTCCCAAAAAAACGGTTTTATCGGGGCTTCCGCCGGAACAGGGAAAACCCATACAATCGTATACTTGGTTTTGAAATTGTTAAGAGAATCGTTTCTTGCCTGGGATGCCGATGCCGGAACGTCTCCTCCGCCTGGAATCGATTCGATTTTAGTTCTGACATATACCGATAAGGCAGCTTCGGAATTAAGATCCAGAATTCGGGCCGGAATTAAGGAAAGAATTCGGAGCTTGGAGGAAGCGGCTCGGACTAATCCGATTTTAGAACCGGAACGTCAGTTTTTCTTGGCGCAAGCCGAGCGACTCGATCAAGCGTACATTTCCACTATCCACGGATTTTGCAGTAAGATTCTTAAGGAATATTCGTTAGAAACCGGTTATCCCGCAAATGCCAAGCTTGTTTCGGAATCCGAGCCTTTGAATAGGATACTGTATTCCAGGATGCATTCCGAATTTGCGGGCGAGATACCGAAAGAAAGTATAGCTTTAACTCTATTAAAATTACGTAATTTTTTTGATAACGGATTCACCGGAAATACTTGGGAAGATTTTATATCGGAACTTGCCGGGAAAAAGGAAATTTCTCCCTCGAATGTTAGGCTGATACCCCGCCCGAATCCTTTGCCCGGAAAAAACGAGATCCATCTATCCATCCAGACGCTATCTAACGAGTATTCCGCCATCCTGCCGTTACAAGAATTGCTACTGAAATACGTGCATGCAAGCACCAAAAAAGCCTTTTTAGATCGAGAACTCGCCTTCAAAAAAATCCTAGCTCAGGCCTTATCCGCGATAGAGCCGTTCGATCCATTCAAGGTAACGAAAGCGATCTTAGAGATCGGGCGTCTAAAAAGAAAAGAATCCGGGGTCTCAAGCGTTCTTTTCTCGGACGACGAATTAAAGAAAGGGGAATCCGATCCCGCATACGCTACTTACGTCGCACAAAGAGAAAAAGTAAAAAAAGCCCTTTCCGATTTGGAAACGATAGCTGTTTCATTCGTCGTCCAAATTTCGGAAACTATCGTGAAGCAAACTCCTTTCGAAAAAGCCGAGGAAGGCGAAATCACGTACAACGATATGATCCGGAATTTGTCCCGATCTCTAATCACTAATCAAGTATTATTAACCGAATTAAGGACCAGATTCCATTATGCGATCGTGGACGAGTTTCAAGATACGGATTCGGAACAATACGGTATTTTCCGAAATCTTTTTTTAGAAAAGAGCGGCATAACCGATTCGGAGACCCGTTTATTTCTGATCGGAGATTCCAAACAGGGAATTTACGGATTTCGCGGAGCGGATATAGGCACGTATCTATCAGCGAAAAATAATTTAGACTTGAACGGAAAATTCGCGGACCGATCCGTGGTTTACCCGGCATTGGACACGAATCGACGTTCGTTGCCGGAATTAATCTCGGCGTATAACGACCTTTTTTCCGCCCCGGAAGGAGATTGGTTTCCGTTAAGAGAGCCGGGATTTGACCCGATTCCGTACGAGAAAGTGAACGCCGCTCCCTTCGGTAGAAAAGCCGTCCTATATTCGGATAGGAGCGAACGTGGTGCCCTTAACGCATTCCAATTGCCTTCCGCTTCCAGCAAAGAAGCATTAAGAGATCCTTATGCTAAATTTATAGTTTCCGAAATTCTGCACTTAGTATCCCGTGAATCGGGAATCTTAATCCAAAAAGAACGTCCCGGTCGACCTCCGTACGCTGGAAAAGTGCGTTACGGAGATATCGCGATTTTGATCCGAAACCAAGATGATTCAAAGGAATTGGAAAACTATCTAAGAGCGGCAGGAATTCCGTATACTTATAGCAAAAAGAGGGGGCTATTTTCCTCTAACGAAGCGTATCGTTGTAGACAAATTCTTTCCTGTATAAACGAAGAAGGAAGTCCTGATTCGTTTTACAAACTTTTACTCTCGGATTTATTCGAAGTTCGACCGACGGATTTGCATCGATTCGATGAATATTCCGTCGAGTCCAAAGAAAAACGACTATTGGAATCTTGGCGTCGATATGCCAGAAAAAAAGAATACCCGAATCTTTTCCGTTCCTTATTGACCGAAAGTTTGCTGGCAAAATCTCGAGACGGGGAGAAGACTCGAGATTGGGAACGCAGGATTACGAACTTCCGACAAATCTTCTATCTTTTATCGGAACAAGCCTCCTCTCGTAATCTTTCTCTGCGAGAACTTATCGAATATCTAGATTCTTGCATTACTGATTCGTCCACGCAGGATGAAGACGATTACTTGGAAAGGGAAACCGAGGAAGATCGGGTCAAAATCCTGACGATTCATTCCAGCAAAGGTTTAGAATTTCCTTTTGTATTCCTTCTCGGCGGTTTTACGGGATGGTCCTCCTCTCAGAGAAAATATTTCGAATATCGGCAAACGATCGTCGGCGCGGATCACGAATTGCGGAGCGTAAAAATAATCGATCTGGATAAGAGAGAATTAGAGAAATTTAAAGAGTATTTAATCAACGAAGACAAAAGATTGTACTACGTGGCGGTCACGAGGGCAATGTATAAGTTTTACTTCCCGCTGTTATCTTCGCCCGCTCCGGAGCGACCCCTGGAGTTATTTCGCAGATCCTTCGAAGCGGCAATGCCGAATTTTAATCCCATGTCGAATGTCGCCAAAATTTATCCGAATGAAACGAAAACGGGTTATGAAGTTAAATTTTTCACGAGATCCCGAGAAGATGCCGATCTGCCCGAGGACACCGAATCGGAGCCCCCGGAACGCCAGGTCGATAGGGATGTGTTCCATTGGCCTAACGGTTGCGAGAAGCGAACGATCATTCTCGAGAGTTATTCCTCGTTGGATCGTTATGCGAATGTTCGGAGAGAAACTGGATTTCGGATAGAGACCGAAAATGCTAAAAGCGACGATCTCGAATTCTTACAACCCGCTCAGGACGACCTACCGTCTTCCAATCAAATGGGAAATCTTCTCCATCGACTATTAGAAACGATTGATTTTTCCTATTTCTTATACGCGAACGATCCGTTAGGATTAAGGGATTTTCCAGCTTGGAAGGAAATAAAAAATTCCCTTAGGATACAGGGGTACGGTAAGGACGAAGTTCAGCTCGAATTTTATACCGAAAGAGCCGCAACCTTTCTCTGGAATACTCTGCGAAGCCAGCTCCCCTACACTCAAAGTTTGAATTGCTTAGCGGAATTGAGCGTAGAGGAAAGAAAACACGAAGTCGATTTCTTTTTGAGGATCCCAGGTCGTCAAGGCGAGAACGCAAACGAATTATTAAACGGCACTGTGGATTTTATTTTCTTTTCCGGCGGAAAATATTGGATCGCAGATTGGAAATCCAATAAACTCGGCCAGCCTGCGAGTCCCTCCTCTTACTCGGAAAGAAATATAGAAATGAAGGTCAAGGAATCGTATTCGATTCAGTTAGCTCTTTATTCCCTAGTCCTAGACGGTTGGTTACGCGATAAATACGGGCCGAAGTACGATCCGAGTTTGTTAGGAGGTATGTATTTTATTTTTCTGCGAGGGATAAATCCGTTGCATAAAGGAAGCGGGATATTCTTTCAGCATCTGGATCCTTCCTTTATGGAGAGATCCAGAAGTCTGCTTCAAGACGCGCTCGAAACAAAGTACATTGGTTCGGAGGGGAAGGAATGA
- a CDS encoding class I SAM-dependent methyltransferase — protein MNDNKLNPVADSTAVRVALWRALHMQVDSPPHILEDEIGLRLAAPEEDWRSRPDMDPNFTKPFRASILARARFIEDLVVEKSGKGIGQYVILGAGLDTFAQRRKDIASRLRIFEVDQPRHQAWKRQRLIDLGYGIPEWLCLVPVDFESGGSWWEGLSSAGFDANRPAIVTSIGVSMYLTKEAIVAMLSQVARLAPQSTFVMTFLLPFELADPDVRPGLEAAARGAQASGTPFISLFTPTEILSLARESGFNKVQHVSATQLTQLYFANRPDDLRPPKNGEELLIAAT, from the coding sequence ATGAATGATAATAAATTGAATCCAGTTGCGGATAGTACGGCAGTTCGGGTGGCCCTTTGGCGCGCTCTGCACATGCAGGTGGATTCTCCGCCGCACATACTTGAAGATGAGATCGGCCTGAGGCTTGCTGCCCCGGAGGAAGATTGGCGTAGTCGTCCGGATATGGATCCAAATTTCACAAAACCCTTCCGAGCATCCATACTGGCGCGTGCTCGCTTTATTGAGGACTTGGTCGTCGAGAAGTCGGGCAAGGGTATCGGCCAATACGTTATTTTAGGAGCCGGTTTAGATACCTTCGCGCAGCGCAGGAAGGATATTGCCTCTCGTTTGCGGATATTTGAAGTGGACCAACCACGTCATCAAGCATGGAAGCGCCAGCGGTTGATCGACCTTGGATATGGTATCCCGGAATGGCTTTGTCTAGTACCGGTGGATTTTGAATCGGGCGGGTCCTGGTGGGAAGGGTTGTCATCGGCCGGTTTCGACGCGAACCGACCGGCAATTGTGACTTCGATCGGAGTGAGTATGTATCTTACTAAGGAGGCGATCGTAGCCATGCTAAGTCAGGTTGCGAGGCTTGCACCCCAATCCACGTTCGTAATGACCTTTCTACTTCCTTTCGAGCTGGCGGATCCGGATGTTCGTCCGGGCTTAGAGGCAGCTGCAAGAGGAGCGCAAGCGAGCGGGACTCCGTTTATCAGCCTTTTTACGCCGACGGAAATATTAAGTTTGGCCCGTGAGTCCGGGTTCAACAAGGTTCAGCATGTCTCGGCTACTCAGTTGACGCAACTCTACTTTGCAAACAGGCCCGACGATCTTCGACCGCCCAAAAATGGGGAAGAACTGCTGATCGCGGCCACGTAA
- a CDS encoding DoxX family protein yields the protein MGSKLKDSIMAKKNKIIYWVSTIWLALGMSSTGIVQVFKVKTEGDFTANLGYPDYFLTILGVWKILGVVALLLPKFPLLKEWAYAGFFFAMSGAAVSHIASGTVNEIFPSLLLLSLTVISWYFRPADKKVVLG from the coding sequence ATGGGAAGCAAATTAAAAGATTCCATTATGGCTAAGAAAAATAAAATCATCTATTGGGTTTCTACCATCTGGCTTGCATTAGGAATGTCATCAACCGGAATAGTGCAGGTATTCAAAGTGAAAACGGAAGGGGACTTCACCGCAAATTTAGGTTATCCCGATTATTTTCTAACGATACTAGGTGTTTGGAAAATTTTAGGAGTTGTGGCATTGCTTCTTCCTAAATTCCCTTTGCTAAAAGAATGGGCTTATGCGGGCTTTTTCTTTGCCATGTCGGGAGCTGCAGTTTCGCATATCGCTTCGGGTACCGTAAATGAAATATTTCCCTCATTACTACTTCTATCCCTGACGGTAATATCTTGGTATTTTAGGCCCGCGGATAAAAAAGTCGTTTTAGGTTAA
- a CDS encoding GNAT family N-acetyltransferase, which yields MKEIKIQKLSYQDIDKFIDLIRVFETVFEMKNFKLPDETYLRHLLKNEAFFVFVALFEEKVVGGLTTYTLHQYYSRLPLVYIYDLAVLTEFQRQGIGKSLIAKTTEYCKEIGMEEVFVQADLADTHAIDFYRSTGATAENVIHFYYPLNTNIP from the coding sequence ATGAAAGAAATTAAAATACAAAAATTATCGTATCAGGATATAGATAAATTCATCGACCTTATCCGAGTTTTCGAAACCGTTTTTGAAATGAAAAATTTCAAATTGCCCGATGAAACCTATCTTCGACATTTATTGAAAAACGAGGCGTTCTTCGTTTTCGTGGCTTTGTTTGAGGAAAAAGTAGTCGGTGGACTGACTACTTATACGTTGCATCAATACTATTCACGATTACCGTTGGTTTATATCTACGATCTCGCAGTCTTAACGGAATTTCAGCGACAAGGAATCGGAAAATCACTAATTGCGAAAACCACGGAATACTGCAAAGAAATCGGGATGGAAGAAGTTTTCGTGCAGGCGGATTTGGCAGATACGCACGCGATCGATTTTTACCGGTCGACGGGGGCCACGGCGGAAAATGTAATCCATTTTTATTATCCGCTGAACACGAATATACCGTAA
- a CDS encoding DUF4256 domain-containing protein has product MKVTENNKKKLSQEKREELLEALKARFEKNRKWHKGLEWAKIKAKLEGNAEKLWSLNEMEITGGEPDVVGYDKKTNEYIFYDCSEESPKGRRSVCYDREALESRKEHKPKNNAIDMAAVMGIELLSETEYRELQKLGDFDTKTSSWVKTPPDIRKLGGALFCDRRYDTVFVYHNGAESYYAARGFRGSLRV; this is encoded by the coding sequence ATGAAGGTTACCGAGAACAATAAAAAGAAATTGTCGCAAGAAAAACGGGAAGAACTTCTCGAAGCATTGAAAGCACGTTTTGAGAAAAACAGGAAGTGGCATAAAGGTTTGGAATGGGCTAAAATCAAAGCGAAATTGGAAGGCAATGCTGAAAAACTCTGGTCACTCAACGAAATGGAAATAACTGGAGGTGAACCGGACGTTGTCGGTTATGATAAAAAGACGAACGAATACATTTTTTACGATTGTTCTGAGGAAAGCCCTAAAGGTCGCAGAAGCGTTTGCTACGATCGCGAAGCGTTGGAGTCAAGGAAAGAGCATAAGCCGAAAAATAACGCTATCGATATGGCTGCCGTTATGGGTATCGAACTTTTATCGGAGACGGAATATCGCGAGCTGCAGAAACTTGGAGATTTCGATACGAAAACGTCGAGCTGGGTAAAAACACCCCCCGATATTAGGAAATTAGGCGGAGCCCTTTTCTGCGATCGCCGTTATGATACTGTATTTGTCTATCATAATGGGGCGGAATCTTACTATGCCGCCAGAGGATTCCGGGGCTCGCTTAGGGTTTAA